ATTACCGTCGATTGTAATCTTAATGGTCCAGCTTTGGGTACCCGGTACCACATCGGCAGTTACTTCCACGTGTTTAAATGTAGCTCCCTGGAAGGGTAGGGTCGTATTCATGTCATTAGAGTGAAAAGAGCTTCCTGCAACATTAAAAAACTCAACATTATTGTTGTCTGTGGTATTGGCTACCTGGCCGTAGGCAACATGCACCTTGCTCATAACAGCTGTAGTGGTATTGTTGTAAGTATCTAATCCCACAATAAGGCCTACGGCATTCTGGGAAACACCGAGTCCGGAACCTAAAACGCTGGCTACAGGTGGGTTCTGAAGGTACCAGAATGCCAGTCCGTCTCCATTTGCTGTTTGGTTGGAATCCATCCTGAAGTCAAATTCCACTTTCCATTTATCGCAATATTTAAGGTTGATAGGATCATTCAGTCGTATGGATCCGGATTGATTATTGGTATCTGGGGTAAGCTGAATAAATTCACCTCCCGGTTCCAGTATGGTAGGGGAAACCATTGTCCATCCTGTTGTACTGATAGGGCTTCCTGCCAGTTGGTACGTTTGTGAGAACAAATGCCCTGAGCAACATAGAAAAAAGAGGGAGAAATAAAGCAGTAGTTTTTTATCCATTTAATATATCACATTTATTAGAGGTGTAAAGATATTAAATTCCTCTTAATAAATATGTATTTAGTATTAATTTAATAAAATTTTCCGCTTATTTGATGAGTAAATTTAGATAAGGTGATGAAAAATTAAATACTATTTATTTATTGAGACTCGGATGATCTGTATGAAGAAAGATTAAAATAATGAATTATTTTCCATGTTTTCGAAATAGGTGTCAATCTCCAAATCGGAGGAAGCTGCCGCTGCTACGGCCAGTTGGTCACAAAGTTCATTTTCAAAATGGCCTGCATGCCCCTTTATCCAGTGCATTGAGGGAGAATGAGTGGTATACAGTTCTACAAATCTTTTCCAGAGGTCAGGATTCTTTACGTTTTTCCAGCCCCTTTTTATCCATCCGTTAATCCAGTTTTGATTAACCGCGTCAGAAACATATTTGCTGTCCGTATAGACGTGGATTTCGTTTTCCGTGGATTTTAATTTTTCCAGAGCCGTGATTACGGCCAGAAGCTCCATTCTGTTATTGGTTGTTTTCCTGAACCCTTTTGAAAATGTTTTTTGATATTTTTTTTCGGGAACACGCATAAGAATTCCGTAACCTCCTTTTCCAGGATTTCCGCTGCAAGCTCCGTCTGTGTAAATCTCGATTTTCAAAATTTTATTGAATTAATTTTTTTTTGTATTATCGCTCTGAGCTTGTCGAAGAGTTTTGAAGGCTTCGACAGAC
The sequence above is a segment of the Chryseobacterium sp. MYb264 genome. Coding sequences within it:
- the rnhA gene encoding ribonuclease HI, with product MKIEIYTDGACSGNPGKGGYGILMRVPEKKYQKTFSKGFRKTTNNRMELLAVITALEKLKSTENEIHVYTDSKYVSDAVNQNWINGWIKRGWKNVKNPDLWKRFVELYTTHSPSMHWIKGHAGHFENELCDQLAVAAAASSDLEIDTYFENMENNSLF